Proteins from a single region of Urocitellus parryii isolate mUroPar1 chromosome 4, mUroPar1.hap1, whole genome shotgun sequence:
- the F2 gene encoding prothrombin, whose translation MAHVRGLGLSGCLALAALVVLVHSQDVFLAPQQALSLLQRVRRANSGFLEELRKGNLERECVEERCSYEEAFEALESTSATDVFWAKYTACEPVRKPRANFMECMEGNCAKDLGMNYRGHVNVTRSGIECQLWRSRYPHKPDINSTTHPGAELQENFCRNPDGSTTGPWCYTTDPTVRREECSVPVCGEERFTVEMTPRSGGSRGNLSPSSEQCVPERGRQYEGKLAVTTHGSPCLSWSSPQAKALSKDQDFSPEVKLVENFCRNPDGDEEGAWCYVAGQAGDFEYCDLNYCEEAVEEGPGDALSEDGDGTIGGRTTKEEFQTFFDEKTFGSGEADCGLRPLFEKKTVKDKTEDELLDSYIDGRIVEGWDAEVGIAPWQVMLFRKSPQELLCGASLISDRWVLTAAHCLLYPPWDKNFTENDLLVRIGKHSRTRYERNVEKISMLEKIYIHPRYNWRENLDRDIALLKLKKPITFSEHIHPVCLPDKQTAASLLQAGYKGRVTGWGNLKETWTTTVSEVQPSVLQVVNLPIVERPVCKASTRIRITDNMFCAGYKPDEGKRGDACEGDSGGPFVMKSPFNNRWYQMGIVSWGEGCDRNGKYGFYTHVFRLKKWIQKVIDRFG comes from the exons ATGGCGCACGTCCGAGGCCTGGGGCTATCTGGCTGCCTGGCCCTGGCTGCCCTGGTTGTCCTTGTGCACAGCCAGGATG TGTTCCTGGCCCCTCAGCAAGCACTGTCGCTGCTCCAGCGGGTCCGGCGGGCCAACAGtggcttcctggaggagctgcgCAAGGGCAACCTGGAGCGGGAGTGCGTGGAGGAGCGGTGCAGCTACGAGGAGGCCTTCGAGGCCCTGGAGTCCACCAGCGCCACG GATGTGTTCTGGGCCAAGTACACAG CTTGTGAGCCAGTGAGGAAACCTAGAGCCAATTTCATGGAGTGTATGGAAG GTAACTGTGCCAAGGATCTGGGCATGAACTACCGAGGACATGTGAACGTCACCCGGTCAGGCATTGAGTGTCAGCTGTGGAGGAGTCGCTACCCACATAAACCTGA CATCAACTCCACCACCCATCCTGGGGCTGAACTGCAGGAGAATTTCTGCCGCAACCCAGACGGCAGCACCACAGGACCCTGGTGCTACACCACAGACCCCACGGTGCGGAGGGAAGAGTGCAGCGTCCCCGTCTGTG GTGAGGAGCGCTTCACTGTGGAGATGACTCCCCgctctggaggctccagggggaACCTGTCACCCTCATCAGAGCAGTGTGTCCCTGAGCGAGGCCGGCAGTACGAAGGGAAACTGGCGGTGACAACGCACGGGTCTCCCTGCCTGTCCTGGTCCAGCCCGCAGGCCAAGGCCCTGAGCAAGGACCAGGATTTTAGCCCAGAGGTGAAGCTGGTGGAAAACTTCTGCCGAAACCCAGATGGGGATGAGGAAGGTGCCTGGTGCTACGTGGCTGGGCAGGCTGGTGACTTTGAGTACTGCGACCTCAACTACTGCG AGGAGGCCGTGGAAGAGGGGCCAGGGGATGCACTGAGCGAGGATGGGGACGGGACCATAGGAGGACGCACCACCAAGGAGGAGTTCCAGACCTTCTTTGATGAGAAGACCTTTGGCAGCGGGGAGGCAG ACTGCGGGCTGCGGCCTCTGTTCGAGAAGAAGACAGTGAAGGACAAAACTGAAGATGAGCTTTTGGATTCTTACATCGATGGGCGCATTGTAGAGGGCTGGGACGCTGAAGTTGGCATCGCACCTTG GCAGGTGATGCTCTTCCGGAAGAGTCCCCAGGAGCTGTTGTGTGGGGCCAGCCTCATCAGTGACCGCTGGGTCCTCACAGCTGCTCACTGCCTTCTGTACCCACCCTGGGACAAGAATTTCACTGAGAATGACCTTCTGGTGCGCATTGGCAAGCACTCCCGCACCAG GTACGAGCGGAACGTTGAAAAGATATCCATGCTGGAGAAGATCTACATCCACCCCAGGTACAACTGGCGGGAGAACCTGGACCGGGACATCGCCCTGCTGAAGCTCAAGAAGCCCATCACCTTCAGCGAGCACATTCACCCCGTGTGCTTGCCCGACAAGCAGACGGCAGCCAG CTTGCTCCAGGCTGGATATAAAGGGCGGGTCACAGGCTGGGGCAATCTGAAGGAGACATGGACGACCACCGTCAGTGAGGTGCAGCCCAGTGTCCTGCAGGTGGTCAATCTGCCCATCGTGGAGCGGCCCGTCTGCAAGGCCTCCACGCGGATCCGCATTACGGACAACATGTTCTGTGCTG GTTATAAACCAGATGAAGGGAAGCGAGGAGATGCTTGTGAAGGTGACAGTGGGGGACCCTTTGTCATGAAG AGCCCCTTTAACAATCGCTGGTATCAAATGGGCATCGTCTCATGGGGTGAAGGCTGTGACCGGAATGGGAAATATGGCTTCTACACACACGTGTTCCGTCTGAAAAAGTGGATACAGAAGGTCATTGATAGGTTTGGATAA
- the Znf408 gene encoding zinc finger protein 408, producing the protein MEEEEAPHLNRETLQPAPEPRLDPESGWSPFEDCAQCLKDCPPWGSRAILALKSLPRGLAVGPSLAQEQRLGVWCVGEPLQPGLHWDLLEEKAVSEKGEEVKRQQKDLSLDPWGAVCACEQSSGWTSLVQRGRLESEGNVALVQINEKLHLQVYRVVLPGFELLLWPWPPSDGQSPTQPRLEEEAPVEVLAEEESDLQQQVASPGEDAADPCTDLGHQSQHSIQTENVVNSEPKSEAQDQPSKNTQPLGPLLQDGSVDSVEEECLLQAQMPPETQSSLATQQGTESSEPESQRGSTTQIDSENCEANSSPSARGTQLHACLAKKLCGPNDQCPPRAKTSEPRAQHFPVLLWSPAGPAGNAPKQGRRYRCGECGKAFLQLCHLKKHAFVHTGHKPFLCTECGKSYSSEESFKAHVLGHRGVRPFPCPQCDKAYGTRRDLREHQVVHSGARPFACDQCGKAFARRPSLRLHRKTHQVPAVPAPCPCPVCGRLLANQGSLRNHMRLHTGEKPFLCPHCGRAFRQRGNLHGHLRLHTGERPYRCPHCADAFPQLPELRRHLISHTGEAHLCPVCGKALRDPHTLRAHERLHSGERPFPCPQCGRAYTLATKLRRHLKSHLADKPYRCPTCGMGYTLPQSLKRHQLSHQPGPPSNPPSMPPAASEPTMVLLQTEPELDTRSPSEASPTRDVVVTISESQDPSPNLVLIHKDMGFSAWAEVVEVETGT; encoded by the exons atggaggaggaggaagcgcCGCACTTGAATAGGGAGACTTTGCAGCCGG CCCCGGAACCGCGCCTGGACCCGGAGTCGGGATGGAGCCCATTCGAAGATTGTGCTCAGTGCCTCAAAGACTGCCCGCCTTGGGGGAGCCGGGCCATTCTCGCTCTAAAGAGCCTTCCCCGGGGCTTGGCCGTGGGTCCCTCACTCGCTCAGGAACAGCGTTTGGGGGTCTGGTGTGTTGGGGAACCCCTACAGCCAGGACTGCACTGGGACCTTCTGGAAGAAAAGGCTGTCTCCGAGAAGGGCGAGGAAGTGAAACGACAGCAGAAG gACCTGTCACTAGACCCATGGGGGGCAGTGTGTGCCTGTGAGCAGAGTTCAGGCTGGACCAG TTTGGTGCAGCGGGGCAGGCTGGAGAGTGAGGGAAACGTGGCCCTAGTTCAGATCAACGAGAAGCTTCACCTGCAGGTGTACCGGGTTGTGCTGCCAGGCTTTGAACTTCTACTGTGGCCCTGGCCTCCCTCAGATGGCCAAAGCCCCACACAGCCCAGGCTAGAGGAGGAGGCACCTGTGGAGGTGCTGGCAGAAGAAGAGTCTGATTTACAACAACAAGTGGCCTCCCCTGGAGAGGATGCAGCAGACCCTTGCACAG ATCTTGGTCACCAGTCACAGCACAGCATCCAGACAGAGAATGTGGTGAACTCTGAGCCTAAGTCCGAAGCCCAGGATCAGCCTTCCAAGAATACTCAACCTCTTGGCCCGTTGCTTCAGGATGGCAGTGTGGATAGTGTGGAGGAGGAGTGCCTGCTCCAGGCACAGATGCCACCTGAAACTCAGAGCAGCTTGGCCACCCAGCAGGGCACAGAGAGCAGTGAACCTGAATCTCAGAGAGGCTCCACTACCCAGATAGACTCAGAGAACTGTGAAGCCAATTCATCACCTTCTGCCAGGGGCACCCAGCTGCATGCCTGCCTGGCCAAGAAGTTATGTGGCCCCAATGATCAGTGCCCCCCCAGAGCAAAGACCTCAGAGCCCCGGGCCCAGCATTTCCCTGTACTCTTATGGAGCCCTGCTGGCCCTGCTGGAAATGCCCCAAAGCAGGGGCGACGGTACCGGTGTGGGGAGTGTGGAAAGGCATTCCTGCAACTGTGCCACCTAAAGAAGCACGCCTTTGTGCACACAGGCCACAAGCCCTTCCTGTGTACTGAGTGTGGTAAGAGCTACAGTTCAGAGGAAAGCTTCAAAGCCCACGTGCTGGGCCACCGTGGGGTGCGACCCTTCCCCTGTCCACAGTGTGACAAGGCCTATGGCACCCGGCGAGACCTCAGAGAACACCAGGTGGTACATTCTGGTGCCCGGCCCTTTGCGTGTGACCAATGTGGCAAAGCCTTCGCCCGCCGGCCCTCCCTGCGACTGCATCGCAAGACCCACCAGGTGCCAGCTGTCCCTGCCCCGTGCCCATGCCCTGTTTGTGGGCGGCTCCTGGCCAATCAGGGTTCTCTGCGGAACCACATGAGGCTCCACACAGGGGAAAAGCCCTTCCTGTGCCCACACTGTGGCCGGGCATTCCGACAGCGGGGCAACCTGCATGGGCACTTGCGGCTGCACACCGGGGAGCGCCCCTATCGCTGCCCGCACTGTGCAGATGCCTTCCCCCAGCTGCCTGAACTGCGGCGCCACCTCATCTCCCACACTGGGGAGGCACACCTCTGCCCTGTGTGCGGAAAGGCCCTCCGAGACCCACATACCCTTCGTGCCCATGAGCGCCTGCACTCAGGGGAGAGGCCCTTCCCATGTCCCCAGTGTGGCCGTGCTTACACACTGGCCACCAAGCTGCGGCGCCACCTCAAATCCCACCTGGCAGACAAGCCCTACCGTTGTCCCACCTGTGGCATGGGCTACACCCTCCCCCAAAGCCTCAAGCGGCACCAGCTTAGTCATCAGCCTGGGCCACCCTCCAATCCCCCCTCTATGCCTCCTGCTGCTTCTGAGCCCACCATGGTGCTCCTGCAGACTGAGCCAGAGCTGGACACGCGCAGCCCAAGTGAAGCATCTCCAACCAGAGATGTTGTTGTCACCATTTCAGAGAGCCAGGACCCTAGCCCCAACCTGGTGCTAATCCATAAGGACATGGGCTTTAGTGCCTGGGCAGAGGTAGTGGAGGTAGAGACAGGCACCTGA